The genomic window tatctaaaactAAGTTCTTTTTGGTACAACCTAAAACTAAGTTCTTGACCATAAAAAAGATTCCAGAGTAGCATCAGTTTATGCTTCTAGGATTCTAAAACTAAAGTAGGTTAGTATATTTCTTATGCTAATCAGGTAAGAATAGGAATCAAGATTGCTATGGTATACAGCATTTCAACATTTATAGAAATTTCAAGCACAATACTGTCTGAAGAAGTAAAAACTACCAATAAAATGCAAATCTCACCAGCATTTTTAGCAGGTACATTTTTAATCTCTTTTTTGCCAATCTGTTCAGGCTCGGAGTCAACTTCTTCATCAGCAAATGCATTCTTACCATTCAGATTGACATCATCAAAGTCTTTTGCATCCCAGTCaacctcatcatcatcatcttccacTGCATCCTCTTCTACAGCTTCAGGAAGTTCAACTTTGTCCTCCATTCTCACCGACTCCACTTCTTCAACCTTTTCCGGTTCCTTCAAATCTAAATCAGCAGTAGGTTCCTTTTTTTCAACACTTTCATCTGTCTTGACAGCACCGGCACCATTATGATTTCGATTAGTTGATTTCCCCTTCTTTGTCTGATAAACGGGTTTTTTGGCTGGTGCACCAGTGTCCCCAGAAGGAAGAGTCAAACCCCCGGTGCTATTGATAATCTGCCTCAACATTATCTCTCTACGTCGGTTCTCTTCTTTCTGCTTAGCAGTAAACAATTTACCTTCTAGCTTCTTTCTCGCTAgtctttccttttctttttccttctttaTACGTTTAGCCTCTTCTGCCTGTCTCTCAAGTTCCTCTTGCTTTTTTCGCTCCTCTTCTTCTTTCCTTAGcttctcttcctcctcttttctctttctctcttcagCCTCTTGTCTTCGAGCGATTTGTTCTTGCATCTCCCTAACATGCTTTGGCACTTTCTTGTTGGTCTTTGAATCATTTTTCTTTGGTTCACTTAACTCAGCTTTCTCTTCTACAGTTTCAGTAACCGGTGCACTTCcggctgctgctgctgctgccgCTGCCTTCTTCTCCTTTtccttttccttcttctttttcttcttttttgcaGCAGCTGATTCTACAGTATCCTCTTCTCCCTCCTTTTCCACTGAAGCACCAGCTGCAGAACCAACTTCAGGAGCAGGCTGAACTTTATCATCCTGCTGCGGAGGAGCAGCAGGTTTTGCCGTAGGAGGGGCTTCACCAAGCTCTGCAAGAATCTTATCTAAATCGTCCTCCTCTTCTTTTGTCCTCCCACtcttcttcttattcttcttcttatttttaGAATTTCCAACGACCTCTTCACTCTTACTTATATTACCATTGTCAACATTAGCATTACTCACTTCTCCAACACTAGGCTTCTCAGCCTCAACAGCATCAACACTTTCATCACTCACTTTGGCAGCAGCACCACCACTCTTCTTTTTAGAAGACTTCTTTTTACCAGTAAACGCCAAAGAAATATCATCCTCGTCATTTTCATCGCCACCTTTAGCAGACTCTGATACAGAAACACTATCCTCATCCGGAATAGCTGTACTCAGTAAACTAGCCGCCTTCTTAGACTTAgatgatttcttcttcttccccgAGAAAGTGATCGATCCtatatcttcatcatcatcatcatcctccgCCTTTTCATCCTTACTCTCCTCATCCCCATCATCAATCTCATCTAATGCACTAAACAAACTACCTCCTCCTTTCTTCGAACCCTTCGAggacttcttcttcttcccagTAAAAACAATCGGTTCATCATCCTCATCACCATCTCCTTCACCTCTTAACTCCGATTtctcctcatcatcatcatcatccttaTCCTTATCATCACCATCCTCCTCATCCCCAAGCAAACCAAACCCAGCAGCAGCACTAAACACACTCCCCCCACCACTTTTCTTCGATTTCCCCTTTTTCTTCCCAGCAAAAACAATTTCAGgcacatcatcatcaacaacatcaaAATCATCACCATTATCTTTAGCAGAAGATTTAGCGTTACCTTTCTTACCTTTCTTTTTCCCCGGTTTCTCATCCACTACCACCGGAGCCGCCGTTTCCTCCGAAAGCTCAGTTCCGATAGAATATTCATCGTCATCGATAATCGGAGCCTTCTTCTTAGATTTCCCACCGCCACCTTGTTGCGGAGGATTCTCGTCGTCGCGTATTGTTGGCTTCTTCTTTCCCATTTGTCAAATTAGGGTTTTCGATTCGCACGAATAATTGGATCGATTCGCACGGATTTTACAGAAAAAGGTTAATAAAAAAGCGAGATTCGTGTGTTCGATGAGACGAAAGAGAAAGAGGAATTTCGATCGATGGAAATTGGATGGATGGAAAGAGGACGGAAAGAGATTGTTATAGCGGCGGTGAAGGAAGAGAAATTGTGAATTTGTGTAATGTGAAGAgttaattttaatgaaaaagaaCAAACACAGTGCCGAATAGCCAAGAAGAATATAGCACAAACAAACCAAGGTTGCTTTGCTTTGCTCtctagggttttttttttttttttttttatactcaaGCTAGGGttgtaataaaattttttattttttttttacgcatgtaatgaaaatttattctttttttataagtttatattttcttaaaaaaaaatattttaggaaaTTTATATTTTAGCATCACTATTCGAGTTCGAACACAAATAAACATATGATTTAAAAATATCGGCATTTTCTAGTTGAGTTAGGACTTATTAACAAAATACTAACTATTACGATGAAGATATATTTTAGTCATTCTATTTTTCTAATGGtctaattaaatatttgataaaaataaaattcaaattaatttcatGTATTTCTCTGTTATAATGAATCATGGaataatttgtcaaaaatataattactttttCATATATTTCATTACATTCTCATTCTTATACAAAGCTTGCATCTTGCATATAAGTGGCAAATTTTGGTAgtacaaaattaacaaaaaaattgttttttctctatAACTAAAAGTGGCATATTTTGAtcctacaaaattattatatacgCTGTTTTAGTCCCTACTATTAAACCAATGCGTATTTTCGAATAATTATTTTGCAAACATATTTAGAattagaatattataaaaagtttctcaaaaaaaattcaaaatttaatttataagtcGAGATTTTCGTCAcgtttctctttctctttgtcTTTCCAAATTTCAAATATTCATAATTAAGTTTGTGAAACATTCCAATTGTCACAGTTCAATTAAGTTTGTGAATTATTCCAACTGTCACAGTCAGCCTCACTAGCAAACTAGAAAAGAACTATAATATGAActaataagaaaaacaataaagagAAATATATGATGAGCATTGGATACATGACAGTATACACCTACCAACATTAAACACCAGAGAAGCACATAGAAGGACATTAATTAGTAGGAACTAAACTGAATACTCTCGTTGCATCTTGAAAATATACAGTCCAAGTCTCATTGTATCTTGAAAAGTCTCTTCAATGTCGCCACCAGCTTCCGTTCCTCCATAGACAAATCGTCCTATATAAATAATTCAACAGTATAACTTTTAAGAGACAATCCAACAAAATCCATCAATAGGTAGTTAAATACACATTGTTACTGAATACTGGTACATTCAACAGTATAACTTACCCGATGATTAGTTTTGAGAACATCGAGAGATCTCCGTGAAATATGGCTTACAAGTTCATCATCGATATCAAAATGCCTCCCAAATGTTTTCTGCTTTTCCTCAGAATTGCAGCCAACAATCTTAATGGCTACTTCCTGCCCTTTCATCGCATGATTAACCGATTTCTTGTTAATCTCAATGGAGGCAATGCGGccaatatcaataaaatctTGGGAAGGAATACAAATTGGAGTCCCAATCTGTCAAATAAGAAATATTAGTGCAAGTTTAAGACATAACATGACCCTCAGAAACTGAGGTTCAAGACATACAGATAAAACCGTTGAATTTACATCAATGCAAGCAATACAATCTTATGCAGAGAAAACTACTATCATCTGAAATAAAAATGATACATTACCTTTAACGTGCCTTCAACGATATTAACTCCCAAAATAATCGGATCCTTCTTATTGAAGACGCAATTTGGTATGATCTTCAGAACGCATGGGAAGACTACTTCGTCAGCagattctttctttttctcctcCTTAATGTTGTCCATGTAAGCCTTAAATTGATcaaataaatgataaatgatATCGGCACTAAAAATTTTCACACCCAATTTATCTGCAAGTTCCCTAGCTTCAGGTGTGACTTTGACATCAAACGCCAATATAGTAGAATACTCTCGTTTCTTTTCAAGCATTACACCGGCCTTAATCACATCCTTCTTGTGTACAGGACCTATGTTTATAGCATTAACAGGAATGTTGACTTCCGGAGTTTTCAAAAACTCTAGTAATGCTTCCAATGAGCCAAGCGTAGATGCCTGGACACAAACCCCCTCGCCACTCCTGTCAACCCTGCTCAAGACTGACTCCACGTCTTCCAAAGCCGCCTTTTTAATATACTCCAAATCATCATCAGGCTTCACCACATATAAACTAGCGCCGGCAATAGCATGTTCAAGTCCCTGGGCCGTGATCTTGATGCCCATTGCAGCTTTGATTTCTTTGTGATGGATATATGATCCCTAAAATTAGACCAAGGTTATAATTTTCCTATCAAGAAACAAATGtgatagtaaaataaattaatcaaatgCAAAAGATATAATGGTACCTTAACACGAAGTTCCTTCATTGGATGAGGTGTCAATAAAGCTCGAATTGTGGTAACAATTGGACCCTATATTATAAACATTTGTGAGTCAGAAGCAGAAAGCAAGTATTAATTTATGTAGTTTAGACTCTGAGATGATGCTTGCCTGCATTCCAGAAACAACTATTTGATCTCCTTCATGAAGAACACCGTTAACTAAAACGACATCAATAGTAGTTCCATGGCCTTCGATGACCTTGACTTCCAAAACGGTGCACTGGTAATTACATTCGAATAAGAGTTAGGTCTCTAATCAAGAAGCATTCGAGAGTTCAAACTACTGCAAATATTAGGTGAAAATAAGGCTAACCTGCACTTCTTCGCTGTATGTAAGTTTCTCAATCATGGTCCTTTGAGTCCACTGAACCAATAGTAATAACATATCTGGGATTCCTTCACCACTGAAATATTAAATACTAAAACATCAATACCAAAAACACCGACAAAGTGAAAGAGTGTTACGGCTACAAGGCTAGACAGTTACCTTATTGCACTTGTAGGTACAATGCTGAATGTTTCTCccatttctttgtttttataatACAATTCAGTATTAAGCCCTTGTTCCTTGAACTGAGTAATGATCTAGAAGAGAAAACAGTAAAATTGGCATGGCGGACATTAACAAAAACAATCTTCCACAActtacaaataaattaaaaaatgttttttactACCTGAGTGACCTTCATATTGAACTCATTTTTAACATCCTTAGACTGCTTCATCATTGCTTTACGAATTGGAGCATTGCGACATGTTTTCCAGCCATAAAGCCTGTCAATCTGCAATGTTGCAAGAACAGTCGAAAGAATTGAGAAACCTGTAAAGAGCATATATTGAAAGCAGTAGCTCATAAAAGTTGAATACTCACCTTATTCAATGCAATAATGAATTCTGTGTTCCTCATTTTTAATAGATTGAGTGACTCTATAGTTTGTGGCTCTAAGCCATGCATAATGTCAACAACCAAAATTGCAATATCACATAGACCTGAACCCCGAGACCTTAAGTTATTGAACGATTCGTGGCCTGGGGTATCAATAACTAGTAGACCAGGAACTTTCAGCGTTGCATCAGCTTTCAGTTCCTTAGTTCTTTCGCGTATGTTCTCAGCAGGAAAGTATGTTGCGCCAATCTGCTGGGTGATACCGCCAGCCTCGCCTCCTTGAACATTGGTACCTCGAATACAATCCAGAAGTTTGGTTTTACCAGTGTCCACATGACCCATGATGCAACAAATTGGCGACCGGAGGTTGTTCCCATCACTCGGACTAGAAGACACAGCAGACTGTTGTGGATTGTGATTTATCTTTTTGTCCTCAACCACAACTTTGGCCTGCTTTCTGTCTTCAATTTCTTCAACCGCAGGCTTCGAAACAGTTTTATTCATAGCACCTGATAAGATTTTTTTCATCAGAAAATCTCACCAGCATAAGAAAATGCAAATCCTATTATAAGatactaaaaaatttaaaaactatcAGTAAAATTCAAATCTCACCAACATTCAGATGCACAACTTCTTCATCAGCAAATGCACCCCTATCATCCCATGCATCCTCAACATCCTCTTCAACAGCTTCAGGAAGTTCAACATTGTCGTCCATCTGCACCGACGGTTCCTCTGAATCTAAATCAATTATAGTTTCCTTTGCCTCACCACTTTCATCTATCTTGACAGAAGCTTCGCCATTATGATTTCGAATAGTTGATCGCCCTTTCCTTGTCCGATAAATAGGTTTCTTAGCCGGTGCACCAGTATCCTCCCTAACAGGAAGATTCACAACCCCCATGCTATTGATAATCTGCCTTCTCATTGCCTCATAACGTTGCGCTTCTTGTCTCCGCTTCTTTTCCAGTAGttttgtcttttctttttccttctttaTACGTTTAGCCTCTTCTTCCTGTCTCTCAAGTTCCTTTATCCTTTGTCTCTCCTCTTCTTCTTTCCTTAGCTTCTCTTcctcttctcttttctttctctcttccgCCTCTTTTCTTCGAGCCACTAATTCTTGCATCTCCCTAACATGCTTTGGCACTTTCTTGTTCGTCTTCGAATCAATTTTCTTTGGTTCACTTTCAATAACCGCTGCACTTCCGGCCGCTGCTGCTGCCGCCGCCTTCTTCTCCTTTtccttttccttcttctttctcttcttttttgcCGCGGCTGATTCTACAGTCTCGTCTTCTCCCTCCTTTACCCTTGAACCTACTTCAGTAACTTTATCATCTTGCGGTGGCGCTGGACAAACTACTTTCACACCATTATCATCTCCATTCTCATCGGTGACCGGAGACTTCAACGTCGG from Trifolium pratense cultivar HEN17-A07 linkage group LG1, ARS_RC_1.1, whole genome shotgun sequence includes these protein-coding regions:
- the LOC123906560 gene encoding eukaryotic translation initiation factor 5B, translating into MGKKKPTIRDDENPPQQGGGGKSKKKAPIIDDDEYSIGTELSEETAAPVVVDEKPGKKKGKKGNAKSSAKDNGDDFDVVDDDVPEIVFAGKKKGKSKKSGGGSVFSAAAGFGLLGDEEDGDDKDKDDDDDEEKSELRGEGDGDEDDEPIVFTGKKKKSSKGSKKGGGSLFSALDEIDDGDEESKDEKAEDDDDDEDIGSITFSGKKKKSSKSKKAASLLSTAIPDEDSVSVSESAKGGDENDEDDISLAFTGKKKSSKKKSGGAAAKVSDESVDAVEAEKPSVGEVSNANVDNGNISKSEEVVGNSKNKKKNKKKSGRTKEEEDDLDKILAELGEAPPTAKPAAPPQQDDKVQPAPEVGSAAGASVEKEGEEDTVESAAAKKKKKKKEKEKEKKAAAAAAAAGSAPVTETVEEKAELSEPKKNDSKTNKKVPKHVREMQEQIARRQEAEERKRKEEEEKLRKEEEERKKQEELERQAEEAKRIKKEKEKERLARKKLEGKLFTAKQKEENRRREIMLRQIINSTGGLTLPSGDTGAPAKKPVYQTKKGKSTNRNHNGAGAVKTDESVEKKEPTADLDLKEPEKVEEVESVRMEDKVELPEAVEEDAVEDDDDEVDWDAKDFDDVNLNGKNAFADEEVDSEPEQIGKKEIKNVPAKNAGAKNKTVSKPVAEEIEDRKQAKVVVEDKKKKHDPQQSAVPPKPSEGNLRSPICCIMGHVDTGKTKLLDCIRGTNVQEGEAGGITQQIGATYFPAENIRERTKELKADATLKVPGLLVIDTPGHESFNNLRSRGSGLCDIAILVVDIMHGLEPQTIESLNLLKMRNTEFIIALNKVDRLYGWKVCRNAPIRKAMLQQSKDVQNEFNMRLTQIVTQFKEQGLNTELYYKNKEMGETFSIVPTSALSGEGIPDMLLLLVQWTQKTMTEKLTYSEEVQCTVLEVKVIEGHGTTIDVVLVNGILHEGDQIVVAGMQGPIVTTIRALLTPHPMKELRVKGSYIHHKEIKAAMGIKITAQGLEHAIAGASLYVVKPDDDLEYIKKSALEDVESVLSRIDRSGEGVCVQASTLGSLEALLEFLKTPEVNIPVSAINIGPVHKKDVMKASVMLEKKREYSTILAFDVKVTPEARELADELGVKIFIADIIYHLFDQFKAYMDNIKEEKKKESADEAVFPCVLKILPNCVFNKKDPIVLGVDILEGILKIGTPICIPSQEFIDIGRIASIENNHKPVDYAKKGQKVAIKIVGSNSEEQQKMFGRHFEIDDELVSHISRRSIDILKTNYRDDLSMDEWKLVVKLKSLFKIQ
- the LOC123906647 gene encoding eukaryotic translation initiation factor 5B-like, which gives rise to MENNKPPHKVENSPTLKSPVTDENGDDNGVKVVCPAPPQDDKVTEVGSRVKEGEDETVESAAAKKKRKKKEKEKEKKAAAAAAAGSAAVIESEPKKIDSKTNKKVPKHVREMQELVARRKEAEERKKREEEEKLRKEEEERQRIKELERQEEEAKRIKKEKEKTKLLEKKRRQEAQRYEAMRRQIINSMGVVNLPVREDTGAPAKKPIYRTRKGRSTIRNHNGEASVKIDESGEAKETIIDLDSEEPSVQMDDNVELPEAVEEDVEDAWDDRGAFADEEVVHLNVGAMNKTVSKPAVEEIEDRKQAKVVVEDKKINHNPQQSAVSSSPSDGNNLRSPICCIMGHVDTGKTKLLDCIRGTNVQGGEAGGITQQIGATYFPAENIRERTKELKADATLKVPGLLVIDTPGHESFNNLRSRGSGLCDIAILVVDIMHGLEPQTIESLNLLKMRNTEFIIALNKIDRLYGWKTCRNAPIRKAMMKQSKDVKNEFNMKVTQIITQFKEQGLNTELYYKNKEMGETFSIVPTSAISGEGIPDMLLLLVQWTQRTMIEKLTYSEEVQCTVLEVKVIEGHGTTIDVVLVNGVLHEGDQIVVSGMQGPIVTTIRALLTPHPMKELRVKGSYIHHKEIKAAMGIKITAQGLEHAIAGASLYVVKPDDDLEYIKKAALEDVESVLSRVDRSGEGVCVQASTLGSLEALLEFLKTPEVNIPVNAINIGPVHKKDVIKAGVMLEKKREYSTILAFDVKVTPEARELADKLGVKIFSADIIYHLFDQFKAYMDNIKEEKKKESADEVVFPCVLKIIPNCVFNKKDPIILGVNIVEGTLKIGTPICIPSQDFIDIGRIASIEINKKSVNHAMKGQEVAIKIVGCNSEEKQKTFGRHFDIDDELVSHISRRSLDVLKTNHRDDLSMEERKLVATLKRLFKIQ